Part of the Nitrospirota bacterium genome is shown below.
ATCACGATCCGCGCCAAGAACGCGAGCATCATCTATAAGGGCGTCAAGATCAATATCGTGGACACGCCGGGGCATGCGGACTTCGGCGGCGAAGTCGAGCGGACGCTGCGCATGGTGGACGGCGTGCTGCTCCTGGTGGATGCGAAGGAAGGACCGATGCCGCAGACCACCTTCGTGCTCCGCAAGGCCCTGTCGCTGGGTCACAAGGCGATCGTGGTCATCAATAAGATCGACCGGCCGGACGCGGTCGTGGATGATGTGCTCAACCGCACCTTCGACCTCTTCGTCCACCTGGGCGCCGCCGACGAACAGCTCGACTTCCCGATCGTGTATACCGCCGCCATCAAAGGCGTCGCCACCCTGGACGTCAACAAGCCCGGCTCGGACATCACGCCTCTGCTCGACACGATCCTGGACCGGATTCCCGCTCCCGCGATCAGCGCCGATGCGCCGTTGCAGATTCTGGTCCTTGCGCTGGCTTATGACGCCTACAAGGGCAAGTTGGGGATCGGGAAAATTCAGTCCGGGTCCATCGCCCGTCGTCAGAACGTCGTCCGGATCACACGCGACGGGACCCACGTTTCCGGCAAGGTTACGGAGCTGGCGGTCTTCTCCGGTCTCGAGCGCATGGACGTGGAGCAGGCCGAGGCAGGGGAGATTGTCGCGGTCGCCGGCCTGCCCGACATCGGCATCGGAGAAACCATCGCCGACGCCGAGCACCCGATCGCGCTGCCGACGGTGTCCATCGACGAGCCGACGGTCCAGATGACCTTCTCGGTGAACAACAGCCCCTTCGCCGGACGGGAAGGCAGGTTCCTCACGTCGCGACACCTGCGGGAACGGCTGTTCAAGGAATTGGAAACCAACGTCTCGCTGCGCGTGCAGGAAACCCAGAGCCCGGACCGGTTCCTGGTGGCCGGCCGCGGCGAGTTGCACCTCGCCGTCCTGATCGAGCAGATGCGGCGGGAAGGTTACGAACTTCAGGTCTCTCAGCCGGAAGTGATCCTGCACCATGAAGGCGGGCAGGTCTTCGAGCCCTACGAAGAACTGGCCGTACAGGTCCCGTCGGAATACCAGGGTGCGGTAATCGAAGAGATCGGCCGGCGGCGCGGCGAACTCCGACATATGAAACTGGTCCATGCCGACGGCGCCGCGAGCGAGATGCACCTGGAGTATCACATTCCCACGCGCGGCATCATCGGCCTCAAGAACGCCCTCCTGGCCAAGACCCGCGGCACCGTCATCATGCACCATGTGTTCAAGGGTTACGAGCCGATGGACGACCGCGCGCCGGTGGTGGCGCCGCACGGATCGCTGGTCGCGTTCGAGGACGGGGTCAGCACGGCCTACGCGCTGTTCATGACGCAGGAACGAGGGACCCTTTTCATCGGACCCGGCGTCGAGGTCTATCAAGGCATGGTCGTCGGCGAGAACAGCCGCGATGAAGACCTTGACGTGAACGTGTGCAAGACCAAGCATCTGACGAACATGCGCGCCTCCGGCTCGGACGACGCGCTGATCCTCACGCCGCCCAGGCAGATGACGCTGGAGTTTGCGCTCGAATACATCGGACCCGACGAGTTGGTCGAGGTCACGCCGGCGAGCCTCCGCATCCGCAAGCACCTCCTCAATCCTGAAGACCGGCGAAAGGCCCGCAAGGATCGGAAGAGTTGAAGATCCGGCGCAAGCTCCCCAAGCTCTCCGCCGCCCGGCCGCTGTACGTGGTCGGCTACACGTTCCCG
Proteins encoded:
- the typA gene encoding translational GTPase TypA → MTQHAPSGVQPSARRAPHGRRADIRNVAIIAHVDHGKTTLVDALLRQTHAHRKIDDMGERILDSMDQERERGITIRAKNASIIYKGVKINIVDTPGHADFGGEVERTLRMVDGVLLLVDAKEGPMPQTTFVLRKALSLGHKAIVVINKIDRPDAVVDDVLNRTFDLFVHLGAADEQLDFPIVYTAAIKGVATLDVNKPGSDITPLLDTILDRIPAPAISADAPLQILVLALAYDAYKGKLGIGKIQSGSIARRQNVVRITRDGTHVSGKVTELAVFSGLERMDVEQAEAGEIVAVAGLPDIGIGETIADAEHPIALPTVSIDEPTVQMTFSVNNSPFAGREGRFLTSRHLRERLFKELETNVSLRVQETQSPDRFLVAGRGELHLAVLIEQMRREGYELQVSQPEVILHHEGGQVFEPYEELAVQVPSEYQGAVIEEIGRRRGELRHMKLVHADGAASEMHLEYHIPTRGIIGLKNALLAKTRGTVIMHHVFKGYEPMDDRAPVVAPHGSLVAFEDGVSTAYALFMTQERGTLFIGPGVEVYQGMVVGENSRDEDLDVNVCKTKHLTNMRASGSDDALILTPPRQMTLEFALEYIGPDELVEVTPASLRIRKHLLNPEDRRKARKDRKS